The following are encoded in a window of Thermodesulfovibrionales bacterium genomic DNA:
- the comD gene encoding sulfopyruvate decarboxylase subunit alpha codes for MGCPEEELITILKSEGVDFTCSLPCEKIKELLGMVAGFFFHVSLTREEEGVGICAGAALSGKRPSIFVQSSGIGNMMNALLSLTGFYTLPLAIFVSRRGVYKERIEAQVPMGSRLPMILKAAGMPYSIINRRDDFGKIVKNLAKVYEDNAVHVFLLSPRIWEGASAGGSLSSNRGGEQPEIVWGRCAENTNKGKPVFRRFEILKIIAPYLESHIVVTNLGFPSKELFHIKHQPSNFYMLGSMGMATPIGLGIALASKKQVVVIDGDGSILMNPGSLATAAHCAPQNLTILAIDNGSYGSTGNQPTLTRSCVDLELVARGFGIGETRKVFSRKEITDIMKKPCRRLRFIHALALPGNEDVPNIPIDHFTVKQSVQGFLRSG; via the coding sequence ATGGGATGCCCTGAGGAAGAGCTGATTACCATACTAAAGAGCGAGGGGGTTGATTTCACGTGCTCCCTTCCTTGTGAGAAGATCAAGGAACTCCTCGGCATGGTTGCCGGGTTCTTCTTCCATGTCTCCCTGACGCGGGAAGAAGAGGGTGTCGGAATATGCGCGGGGGCCGCACTTTCGGGGAAGAGACCGTCGATCTTTGTCCAGAGTTCGGGGATCGGAAACATGATGAATGCCCTTCTTTCCCTCACCGGGTTCTACACGCTTCCCCTTGCGATCTTTGTGAGCCGGAGGGGAGTGTACAAGGAGAGGATCGAAGCCCAGGTGCCTATGGGTTCGAGACTTCCCATGATTCTCAAGGCCGCGGGCATGCCCTATTCGATCATAAACAGGAGGGACGATTTCGGGAAGATAGTAAAGAACCTGGCAAAGGTTTATGAAGACAATGCAGTGCATGTATTCCTCCTCAGCCCCCGCATATGGGAAGGGGCCTCTGCCGGTGGTTCTTTATCGAGTAACCGTGGAGGGGAGCAGCCTGAGATCGTTTGGGGAAGATGCGCAGAGAATACCAACAAGGGAAAACCAGTGTTCAGGCGCTTTGAGATTCTCAAAATCATAGCCCCTTATCTCGAATCCCATATCGTGGTAACGAATCTCGGGTTTCCTTCAAAGGAACTCTTTCATATAAAACATCAGCCGTCCAACTTTTACATGCTCGGGAGCATGGGAATGGCAACACCCATAGGACTTGGTATCGCCCTTGCATCGAAGAAGCAGGTAGTGGTCATTGACGGCGACGGCAGCATCCTGATGAACCCCGGCAGTCTTGCAACGGCTGCTCACTGTGCTCCGCAAAATCTCACCATCCTTGCAATTGACAACGGGTCCTATGGTTCCACTGGGAACCAGCCTACGTTAACCCGTTCCTGTGTTGACTTGGAACTCGTGGCAAGGGGCTTCGGCATAGGAGAGACAAGAAAAGTCTTTAGCAGAAAAGAGATAACTGATATCATGAAGAAGCCTTGCAGACGTCTGCGATTCATCCATGCCCTCGCCCTTCCGGGCAATGAAGACGTGCCGAATATTCCGATAGATCACTTTACGGTAAAACAATCCGTTCAGGGTTTTCTCAGATCGGGGTAG
- a CDS encoding ABC transporter substrate-binding protein: MRIRIGHLSTFFHTSLLLMAGSGVDERLGAEVEWRLFGTGPAVVNSFEEGELDLAYIGLPPAVIGISRGVGIICVAGGHMEGTVISGKRELLAFPEDHNLGSILRQLTGKKIGVPGKGSIHDVIVSDCLARFGLVKRIEIVHFPWADQVLEAMVKGEVWAAVGTPALAVAVRTYADAKILYPPSRLWPHNPSYGILVDKTFLHRHKELVEKFLILHEEATALIRKNPRKAAQRISDLVGFIDPDFVLETLRVSPKYCSRLTQEYISATMEFAATLRRLGYTSRDVSASEIFDTSLITKIHPEKDHYGEGIADDGP, from the coding sequence ATGAGAATCAGGATAGGTCATCTCTCCACGTTCTTTCATACTTCTCTTCTCCTGATGGCAGGAAGCGGTGTCGACGAGCGTCTCGGCGCAGAAGTGGAATGGAGGCTCTTCGGTACGGGACCTGCCGTCGTGAATTCCTTCGAAGAGGGCGAGCTTGATCTCGCATACATCGGGTTGCCCCCTGCCGTTATAGGCATAAGCAGAGGCGTCGGTATCATCTGCGTTGCAGGTGGACACATGGAAGGGACCGTGATTTCAGGGAAAAGGGAACTTTTGGCCTTTCCGGAAGATCACAACCTGGGGTCCATCCTGCGCCAGCTCACCGGCAAGAAAATCGGTGTGCCGGGAAAGGGCTCCATTCACGATGTAATCGTCTCCGACTGTCTTGCGAGGTTCGGCCTCGTGAAGAGGATCGAGATTGTTCATTTTCCCTGGGCCGATCAGGTTCTGGAGGCCATGGTGAAGGGAGAGGTGTGGGCAGCGGTTGGAACTCCTGCATTGGCAGTAGCCGTAAGAACGTATGCCGACGCCAAGATTCTCTATCCGCCGTCCAGGCTCTGGCCTCACAATCCCAGTTACGGTATTCTCGTAGACAAAACCTTCTTACACAGACACAAAGAGCTCGTGGAAAAGTTTCTTATCCTCCACGAAGAGGCAACGGCTCTTATCAGAAAGAACCCACGGAAGGCTGCGCAGAGGATCTCAGATCTCGTGGGATTCATCGATCCGGACTTTGTTCTCGAAACCCTGAGGGTATCTCCAAAATACTGCAGCCGCCTTACTCAGGAGTACATCTCTGCTACCATGGAATTTGCCGCAACGTTACGGAGACTCGGGTACACATCGAGAGACGTCTCTGCCTCTGAGATCTTCGACACGTCACTCATCACGAAAATACACCCCGAAAAAGACCACTATGGAGAGGGAATTGCCGATGACGGCCCCTAA